The Rhododendron vialii isolate Sample 1 chromosome 3a, ASM3025357v1 nucleotide sequence acattagatttttaaaaaaaaggcagttgtttgatcttttttcgtctttagtgaacttttttcgCTTgtagtcataatttttttccttttttgactCCTTCGTTGACATGGATAattactccaaaaaaatatgacatgatctaacaaaaattcaaaaaagaggaacaaaacacataaaacaaaaacaaaaaaaaaactttttgttctgtttgctttttaggaaaaaaaaaaattcaactcaaaaaacagtCATTACCCCtgcttccaatcattactcttattcctccctccactcattacccttatctCAAATTATTAttcacatttctctctctctctatactcaTTACCCCTGTTTTCACTTATTATCTTAATTTATCTCTTTACTCATTACCacaaaaaacaaatccaaaaattatcaaaaactcatccaaacacagcaagAAAAGTTTACCTGAACTCAGCCTTATTAGTATTAGTATTGGATTACAAACCAAAATTAAATGAAGGGCCATATAATCATATTGGGTCACTAACATGCCCAAACTGAAGTTAAGTCATACTAGCTAGGCCTGAAAGATGCATGCTATGGCAACAGAAAGTTTGGAGCGTTTTGTAGCCGTTGTTCTCTATAGTCTATAGTTAACCGTTGTTCTATATAGCCTATAGGCCAAAATTTAGCACCGGCCGCAGGATTTCGGTTCAGCGGTGACAAAATTATGTAGAAATTTTTTGCAATATAAAAGTCtactttaattttattttggttataagTATATTTTCACTTATATCGGCTATGTACAACAATAACAAAGAAAAGTCAAATTGtattaaaaatacaaaattttagtatatttttttgacCCAAAGAAATAAAAAGTGAAAGATGATATGCCTAGCTTGcaaattttattgattttgattagggaaaatgacggctaaggacgtgttttgataattaatacatgtcaaagacatttttagcattaacaaatgtagCTTGTCCGTGGCGGGCactattaattatcaaaacacgtcctaagccgtcattttctctttttgattattatcagtGCGGATGCTTTTTATATCCCTGGCCTCTCCTTTTGTACTGTCTGCTTTCTTCATACGTAAAAGTTTTGTCATGCCGGCAATTTACCCaattaaaaatttgatcaatttaGCATAGtatgaacaaaaaagaaagccgttcaaaaaaacaagaacaaaaaagaaaaatctcacCAAGTTCATAAtcataaattaataaaaaggaATATATACTATCCTGCATCGAAAGGTTCATAACAAGTCAAAATCTACAATACGCGCGCTTTATCCTTAAGATACTTTACTAAAGCAAAAATCATGAGAACATAACATTGCAAATTACTAATATTGAACCAACTAATTGCTTGTAGCCCGCGCTTGGTGGTGCCAGCCAGCAACTCGAGCCGCAGACTCTTCTACACCATCGCGGGCATAGACGGGTCGAATCTGTTGCGCGAAGCTAAGGCCCGACtcaaacaataaaataaaaataaaaaacttacccaaaaaaaactaattgctTGTACAATATGTGTTTGAAGATTTTGTTACAGAGGATAATTGGGAGTAAGTTCAGAGTAATTGGAGTCCCATGCATAATCTGTTGTGAAACAATACCATCAACTATTTTGTTAATCTATGGGCTCAAATTATTTCGTTGAATACTAAAGTTTTGCTGAGTGTGGTTACTGTCAAGATTGAAAGGAAAGGGGATATATAAGCCACTATAAACCCACATATTTGAAGTTGGAAACTTCGCAACCTCTTGTGGCCAAGCTGCACATTGAGAaattaatttcttgtgaatggacttcgggttggtgttgtgcagtgaggtgcacagtACCGTGCTGTGCACCACCAagccgttggatcgtgcatctaacggctcagatctcatctcagTAATTAACGATTGAGAGCCGTTGCACAGCACACCGCTGCACAGCACCATCTCCAAAATATTCCTTGTGAATCCTCAAGTCCTGTTCGAGACTTCGCAACCTTTTGTGACCAAGCCGTAAAAGAGAAATCTCTTGTGAATCTTTTAATCCTGACATGGATGATTTGTCTTTTATCGGATCAACAAAGAAAACGATTGATGTGTACATGCTTAAGTTGGCCAAAACATCCCGAcagttgaaaagaaaaggaaaagaaagatataGAAGCGTTTATACTGAATAGAGCAATGCTACGTACCCCGACAAATTACCCAAAAATATCTCGAATAGATGAATCAATAGTTCAAATTCACTGTGATCGTATTCATATTACAGGGAATCTAAACCATAAATGCTCATTTTCAGAGTACCTAGAATTATTATACTGAATACTTTTGCAAAGGGCTATAAAAACAATACTTGCTTTTGCATGAGGTCACAGCCAAATATTCCAAATTTTGGTGTCACTGAGTCGTTATCTTgagaattttgaaattaatcgaGGTAAATCTAAGCTGGCTTGCACATCcggtaataaaaaaataaaaaaataaaaactttgtAAACGCCTTTtggagatctagagagagaagggggttCCAATTGTCGACTGTGATACTACTACTGTGCCTGTGgtgatgaggagagagagaagtcaaAAAAGTCAGGATCCTATGCACTGTAGCACCGTAAGCAAGGGGAAGAGGCACTGCTCGTCTGGTACTCAAATCATCGTCTCATCTCTTGACACCTgtcctcctctctttttttcccttttttttttttttttgggatccgcCTCTTTTTCCGAAATCATTCTCTCTCACGTGTACTATTTACTCCTACTACGTACAGTTCCATTTTTAAAAGCATAATTGCATGCTTTATCCTTTCCTTTCTCCCCCTCCCAACCACCAACCTTGCTATCAGAAAAGAATATGAGCACGTATTGCTTTGTGACGTGTTTCGGTTTACATAAAGATGATTGAAATCGTTCATTTAAGATTTTAGAAAATTCGCGAGATATTAGATTTTGCTTCGGAATTCGGGCTTGAACTCTAAAGTAACATTGAATGTTTCGTAAACGTCTCCACTACACTAATATAcaattgagttgaattttttacttaaaatcctaaataaatattttttcctaaaaattacgggctccgatcatttttctTAAACCACGGATCCCAAAACAATCTGTACGTGAGTCTGTAGCCCTTTGTCTGTACTCACAgtagctttttgtttttgtttttgattttttaggaAATTGCTCACAGTAGCTTTGTAAACCTATGGGGTTATCAGCATACATACACACGCACTGTTCTTCGTACACGATAcacatcgagagagagagagagagagaagagagagatttgcaaaaaaaaacagaaagagaagagagatggGTCCATTGTAGTCCTCTTCCTAAATTGAAAGCTTTTTCCTCCAAGACACGATCCGGGTCTgccgctcctctctctctctctatctctctctctctctctctctctctctctcttattcatTTTTATTTCGTGCAAGCAGCCACTAAAGTTCTAAACAGTGTTTTCACAAATCGTGGAAATGGACGACCAGTACGGAGGCATGGCAGATCTCAGGCAGTACATGAACGGAGGAAGGGCTCACTTCGCGGCCATCCCACCAGCACCAGGAGACCTATTCTCCGGCGGCCGGAACCTGACTCTCGAATctcaacaccaccaccacaacaacccCTACCTGGTGCAGCAGCCACATGGGGGGATTCTACAACACCACGAGTTTCCCTCTGATTCAACAGGACGAGGAGGAGGGGGAGCAGCCGCGGCGTCGAGCGGTGCTAGTCTGAACGGGCTGGAGATGGACGGCGGAGTTGGGTTTggggatggtggtggtggtggcgggaGTGGAAGGTGGCCTAGACAAGAGACCTTGACACTACTTGAGATCAGATCTAGGCTTGATTCTAAGTTCAAGGAAGCTAATCAAAAGGGTCCCTTGTGGGATGAAGTCTCTAggtctcatctctctctctctctctctctctctctctctctctctctctctctctctctctctctctctctctctctctctctctctctctctcttaatttctTTGTCTACTTGCTATTTCCTAACCAACAGTTATATGTTGTACGAAGAAATTCGtttgttaattaattaaacCCTCTTAACCTCAGGCTTTCTTTATTCTATTTAATAATTTGACAGGTGAATTAATTTAGGAGTTCGATCAATTTCCTTAGAGAAGTCGAGCAAATACCCGTTAGGCTAAACCAAAGTGGTCATTAATACTTTGTGGGAGGAAGTCTCTAGCTAGTAGCTACACAGTCACATAccctagctctctctctctctctctctctctctctctctctctctctctctctctctctctccaatcttggTACGTACTATGTATGATCTTCAGCTACTTAGCTGTTCGGCAATAACCAGTTCGTTTGTCAATCCTCAAATCtccttaatttctttttctcttttaaatttTGTCTTAAAATTAAGGGTAAGTGAATTTAGGTGTGTTTGTTCATGTCCCTAGCTTAGAACATATCTGAGCAAAAACCCACTACAGTGGTCAGTGTGCTGTGTCCCTAGCTAGAAAATTCGATCGTGTCCCTAGAAAATTAAGCTTGGGGCTATAGGAGGAATGTTGCTTCTCAGTTGTTCAATTTTCTGGGGTAAAGATTCTGATCAGAAACTTGTCACTGTTGATTTACAAATTGGTGTCGTAAAGTGACATCACAGTGGAGTTTCAGTTGAAAGTCTCAGGTGTAATTTTCCTCTTTGTTTTCTAATCTGCTTCTGTGCAAATCACGTACATGTTTCTCCTGGACTGACGCAAACTTCATCTTTGAAACTGAGAACCCTCCATTTTTAAGCAAAACTTTTGGTAAAACAATGACTAAACAGTTTGGATGCTTTCAGCCCCTAACATTGTCTGATGCTTGTTCTCTCTAGAGTGGGTATTGTGTTGTGTCGTATCATCTCGTGTTCGTATCAGAATTCTCTCAACCCTCCCCTGTCCTGTTTAGATTTTTGTGTTATCGTGTCGCGTCATATTCGTGTTTCGCGTCAGAAATAGTCGACCTTAACCCGCTAACTTTGTGTTTGATTCGTATCGTGTTATCATGTCCTTTCATAATCCCCACCCCTCGTCGTGTCGTGCTGTGTTATCTCGTAttcgtgtcagaattctctAAACTCTAACATGACCTGTTTAGCTTTTCGCGTTATCAAGTCATATCATACTcatgtttcgtgtcagaaataaTTGACCATAACctgctaacttcgtgtccggttcgtccCGTATTATCGTGtcattttatatataaaatccCACCGGgtcgtgtcatgtcgtgttCGTATCATGTCATCTCTTTTTCGTGTCAGAACTCTCTTAATTCTAACCCGATTTGTTTAGCCTTTCAAGTTATCGTGTCATGTCatattcgtgtttcgtgtcagaaataaTCGACTCTAACCCGCTAATTTCATGTTTGGTTCGtgttattgtatttttttcataaattttcaccCTGCGTCGTGTCATATTTGTGTCATGTCACCTCGTATTTGTGTTATAATTCTCTCAACACAAACCTGACTCATTCAGCTTTTCATGTTATCGTGTCATGTCACATTTGTGTTCTGTGTCAGAAATGGCCGGTCATAACCCGCTAATTTCGTGTTGAGTTCGTGTCGTGTCGAAAATTCTCACCTCTAGTTTTCTACCTCTCAATGCACCCTTATCTGAGttcttatttataaaatcttCTCtgcctattaaaaaaaaacattgtctGCGAACTTCAATAGTCAAACAACACCCAATAAAGCAAACAGAAAGAGGAGAATGAATTTGAAACTCAATCCATGTCATTTAAACTGTGGGGTTCTCTTGTACTTCTTCATTTTGTAATTCAAATAATTCTAGTGTGTTATGACTAATTTTTCCAGGATAATGTCTGAGGAACATGGGTATCAAAGGAGTGGGAAGAAATGCAGAGAGAAATTCGAAAACCTGTACAAGTATTACAAGAAGACTAAAGAAGGGAAAGCCGGTAGACAAGACGGCAAACACTATAGATTTTTCCGGCAGCTCGAAGCTCTCTACGGCGACCATGTCACTCCTATTTCAACCTCAGACGCCCATCTAATGGGAAACAATTTCCACTTCCACAACCCAAACAACTCTAATATTGCACAACCGCCAAACCAAGAGTCCTTGTTCCAGGCTCCAAAGCATTGTGATAGTCACAGCCTCAGCTTGTCCAACTCGTCCGAATTCGACACTTCTTCGTCCGACGGAAATGAAACGAACAAGAAGAAGAGGGCGGGTAGAAGGAGTTGGAAATCCAAGATAAGGGACTTCATTGACATGCAAATGCGGAAGCTAATGGAGAAACAAGAGGAGTGGCtggagaagatgatgaagacACTCGAAAGGAAGGAACAAGAGAGGGCGATGAGGGAAGAAGAGTGGAGGAagcaagagagggagagagttgagagagagCACAAGTTTTGGGCTAACGAGAGAGCGTGGATTGAAGCTCGCGATGCGGCTCTAATGGAGGCCTTGAACAAGTTGACTGGAAAAGAAGATGCGAAAGGTGAGGAAACACACCGGAACGAGAACGGAAGCGAAACAATTTCCAATGAGAATTGGAGGGGCGAGAGTTGGCCTGAAAGCGAGATTACAAAGATGATAGAATTGAGGGTGGGCATGGAGTCAAGGTTTCAACAAAGTGGGAGTTTAGAAGAGGTTGTTTGGGAGGAAATCGCGGCGAAAATGGGGTGTTTTGGGTATGATAGGAGTGGGCTAATGTGTAAAGAGAAGTGGGATAGGATCAACAATTACATTGGGAAAACTagcaagaaaaggaaagagaattaTCCAAGGGGATCTTGTTACTATCAAGGGAATGAAGGAATTTATCATCaaggaggaggtggagg carries:
- the LOC131318384 gene encoding trihelix transcription factor PTL isoform X1, with protein sequence MDDQYGGMADLRQYMNGGRAHFAAIPPAPGDLFSGGRNLTLESQHHHHNNPYLVQQPHGGILQHHEFPSDSTGRGGGGAAAASSGASLNGLEMDGGVGFGDGGGGGGSGRWPRQETLTLLEIRSRLDSKFKEANQKGPLWDEVSRIMSEEHGYQRSGKKCREKFENLYKYYKKTKEGKAGRQDGKHYRFFRQLEALYGDHVTPISTSDAHLMGNNFHFHNPNNSNIAQPPNQESLFQAPKHCDSHSLSLSNSSEFDTSSSDGNETNKKKRAGRRSWKSKIRDFIDMQMRKLMEKQEEWLEKMMKTLERKEQERAMREEEWRKQERERVEREHKFWANERAWIEARDAALMEALNKLTGKEDAKGEETHRNENGSETISNENWRGESWPESEITKMIELRVGMESRFQQSGSLEEVVWEEIAAKMGCFGYDRSGLMCKEKWDRINNYIGKTSKKRKENYPRGSCYYQGNEGIYHQGGGGGGGYCEIINEQRPEIITRIAPSDHGSSTPNSNAGNAIPDSCFRFLVGSDEHGENLWENYGHVRIGKGGN
- the LOC131318384 gene encoding trihelix transcription factor PTL isoform X2, which produces MADLRQYMNGGRAHFAAIPPAPGDLFSGGRNLTLESQHHHHNNPYLVQQPHGGILQHHEFPSDSTGRGGGGAAAASSGASLNGLEMDGGVGFGDGGGGGGSGRWPRQETLTLLEIRSRLDSKFKEANQKGPLWDEVSRIMSEEHGYQRSGKKCREKFENLYKYYKKTKEGKAGRQDGKHYRFFRQLEALYGDHVTPISTSDAHLMGNNFHFHNPNNSNIAQPPNQESLFQAPKHCDSHSLSLSNSSEFDTSSSDGNETNKKKRAGRRSWKSKIRDFIDMQMRKLMEKQEEWLEKMMKTLERKEQERAMREEEWRKQERERVEREHKFWANERAWIEARDAALMEALNKLTGKEDAKGEETHRNENGSETISNENWRGESWPESEITKMIELRVGMESRFQQSGSLEEVVWEEIAAKMGCFGYDRSGLMCKEKWDRINNYIGKTSKKRKENYPRGSCYYQGNEGIYHQGGGGGGGYCEIINEQRPEIITRIAPSDHGSSTPNSNAGNAIPDSCFRFLVGSDEHGENLWENYGHVRIGKGGN